One window of Papaver somniferum cultivar HN1 chromosome 9, ASM357369v1, whole genome shotgun sequence genomic DNA carries:
- the LOC113311628 gene encoding uncharacterized protein LOC113311628, which yields MAGDLLVHDEDPKTPKTPVKTITKTLDPFHPYFVHPSDNPTSVLVQPLMNGDNYPTWVCGITKALSAKNKLGFVNGVLIEPSSKDDVEDHNNWKRADDLVSSWICHSTIPQIKATIDYLPSSLVVWKDLKERFSETSAPKLFQLKQSISSLKQTDQPLSSHYTTIRALWDEIDSIRPMPNCVCGASKQTLEFIDQDRAMEFLQSLNDRFSNLRSNILQRETFPTVRTIHNLVRQEEVQQNMQGHSRPSIDAAALQVFRSDVSSLSVDTNKRSKYFCDHCKIPGHSKSRCFKLVGYPPRKNNNTNSRDRPFVVASTPDFGASSSDTIIPNFTAD from the coding sequence ATGGCTGGAGATCTCCTTGTTCATGATGAAGATCCAAAAACTCCAAAAACCCCTGTTAAAACCATTACCAAAACACTCGATCCATTTCATCCTTATTTTGTCCATCCATCGGATAACCCCACCTCTGTGTTAGTTCAACCTCTTATGAATGGTGACAACTATCCCACTTGGGTTTGTGGGATAACAAAAGCTCTTAGTGCTAAAAACAAATTAGGTTTCGTTAATGGCGTCCTTATTGAACCTTCTTCAAAAGATGATGTTGAAGACCACAACAACTGGAAACGCGCTGATGACCTTGTTTCCAGTTGGATATGTCACTCTACTATTCCTCAGATCAAAGCAACTATTGATTACTTACCCTCTTCATTGGTTGTTTGGAAGGATTTGAAAGAGCGTTTTTCTGAAACAAGTGCTCCCAAGCTTTTCCAACTTAAGCAATCCATTTCTTCCCTCAAACAAACTGATCAACCATTGTCTTCTCACTACACCACCATTAGAGCCTTATGGGATGAAATAGATTCCATTCGTCCTATGCCAAACTGCGTATGCGGAGCCAGCAAGCAAACCCTTGAATTTATCGATCAGGATCGGGCTATGGAGTTTCTCCAAAGTCTCAATGATCGATTCTCTAACCTCCGAAGCAATATCTTGCAGCGAGAAACCTTCCCAACTGTTCGCACAATCCATAACTTGGTTCGTCAGGAGGAGGTGCAACAAAATATGCAAGGTCATTCCAGACCCTCTATTGATGCTGCTGCTCTCCAGGTATTCCGTTCTGATGTGAGTTCCTTATCTGTTGATACTAACAAACGATCGAAGTATTTTTGTGATCACTGTAAGATTCCTGGTCACTCCAAGTCACGTTGTTTCAAACTTGTTGGTTATCCACCTCGTAAGAACAACAACACCAACAGCAGAGATCGTCCATTTGTGGTTGCTTCAACCCCTGATTTTGGAGCTTCTTCTTCTGATACTATAATTCCAAACTTCACAGCAGACTAA